The genome window ACGATTAACTGGAGGGGAACGTCATGGGTTTGTTCGACAGCCTTAAGAAGAAGGAGGAAAGGCCCGCCAGGAAGCCGCCAGTGAAGGCCATTAAAAAAGAAGCACCGGCGGCACACAGGCGTGACATAGATGTTATACCGCTTGAGGAGGATGTTCTTGCTAAAGAGCTCGTTAAGCCCCAGTTCCGCTACCTCAAAAAGGTGGTGGTGACCAGCTACTCTGACCTTGAGAGGATATCGGAGGAACTCCAGAACGGCAACATAGTCCTCGTTGACCTCAGTCCCCTTGAGGTTAAACCGGACATCCTCACGAAGGTTGCGGAGCAGATCAAGGGAATGGTCAACGCACTGGGCGGTAGCGCGGCTAAAATATGCAAGCACGAGGTCAAACTTATTCTGACGCCCTCGGACATAAAGATAGCTAAGTGACGGCTTTCATTTTTGGCCTTTTCATGGTCGCAAGTGGGTTTATAAACGGTGCGGTTCTCCCTTCTTCGGTGATGCATGATGGTGGAAGGTGAGAAACCCAGGTTTGATGCAGGAGAGGCGGAGGGTATCCAAGTCATCCCCCTTGGGGACTGCCCCATATGCGGCGGAAAGGGCACGCTCAAGGTCATTCAGCACATTCACGAGATTCCCTACTTCGGCAAGGTCATGGAGAGCACGATAATCTGCGAGAGGTGCGGCTACCGGAACGCGGACGTCATGATGCTCGAAGACAGACCGCCCAAGCTCTACACGATCAGGGTTGAGAACGAGAAAGATCTTTTCACACGCGTCGTTAGGAGCAAGAGCGGCACGATAGAGCTCGAAGAACTTGGAGTGAAGATAGAGCCAGGTCCTGCTGCTGAGGGCTTCGTCAGTAACGTTGAGGGTGTCCTTGAGCGCGTTCGTGAGACTCTCCTCATGGCAAGGGGATTCAGGAGACAGGAGGGCGATGAGGAGGCTGTCAAGAAGGCCGACGAGATACTGGAGTACATAGCAGAGGTTAAGAAAGGAAAGAAGCCGCTTACAGTGAAGATAGCAGACCCGCTCGGCAACAGCGCGCTGATAGGCGAAAAGGTCAAGAGCAGACTTTTGACGGAGGAGGAGATCAGAGGGCTGAGTTTGGGTCCCTACAAGGTAGTTGAACCTGGGAAACAGAGCACTCCGAAGAATCATGGGTAGAAAATACTCCCTCGCGAGCAAATCCTCGATTAAGGTTCTCACCCAAGGCTTCCTTGTTTTTCCTGACAGGTGGATCACGCCATCAATCCGGATCCCGTAGCGCTCCCTCATCTCTTCCCTGCTCATAGGTTCCCTGAAAAGGAAGGGCCTCTCTATGGTGAATGCGTAGCCGTAGTCGGTAGTGTAATTGCTCAGCCACTTTTTCCCGTTCTCGCCGTGGACGAGAGTTAGGCCGCTCGCCTCCTTTGCCACCTCCCAGAGCGTGTCCAGGTCTACCCTGATGACCTCCCCGACCTCAAAGCCTCCAGCGATGGTTCCCCTCTGCGTTAGCGTCTGCTCCCCGTGGAGGCCGAGCCGTCTGAGAGTATCCCTCAATTCGTAGGGGTTGCCGCGCGCTACGTAGAGGAAGACGAGATCACCCTCGTTGAAGACCTTCCTTTTCCTGATCTCTACCGTCTTCAGTCCCCGGAATATCAGCTCCGCGTATACCTGGTGGAGCGCTATCACGTGCTCCATGCTTTCACCGCCCATGTAAAAGATGGGTGGATTAAAAAAGTTTGGATTACCCCTTCAGACTCCGTGAAGCTTTCACGATGTCGCTTACCACGCCGCTTGCCGTCTCATTCGGGCCCGCCCCAGCCCCCTTGATGACCAGCTCGCCAAGCAGGTCTGTCGTTATAATCGCCGCGTTCTCGTGGCTTTCAACCGCAAGTGGATCCCCAAGCGGCACTTCCCGGGGTTCAACGGTTACCGCCCCCTCCTCCACCGTTGCAACGAGTCTTACCGTTTTTCCGCTCTTTCTCGCCCTCTTAATTTTCCCCTCTGTAACCTCAACTATCCCCCTGACCTCAGCCCTATCGAAGGTCATCGGTCCAAATGTGATGCAGTGAAGGATGGTGGCCTTGTACCCAGCGTCGATGCCGAGTATGTCGCCGCGGGGGTTCCTCTCTGCTATCCCGAGTTTTTGGGCCCTCTCGAGCGCAACCTCAAAGGTTGCCCCCCTCTCCATCTCGCTCAGGATGAAAGTCGTCGTCGCGTTAAGAACAGCCTCAATTCTCTCGATGGAGTCTCCCAGCAGACCCTCCATGAGGAGGGTTATTATCGGAGTTCCCGCCATCACAGTGGCCTCGAAGAGGTACGGAAGGTCCCTTCTCTCGGCTTCTTTGGTTAGTTCCCCGTAGTGAAAGGCCAGAGGTGGTTTGTTGCTGGTGACAACCGCTTTTCCCTCCCGGAGTGCGAGGAGATGCCATTCGTGGGCGTTTATCTCGTTTGTGACGTCAACAATGATGTCAGCTTCCACATCTCGGACTGCTTCCTTCGGCCCCATATCGTATATCTCGTAATCGTTCGTCCATGCCGAGATTCTCCCGAGGGATTCCTTAACCGCCAGCGCTTCCCTTAGATCTATTCCTTCCGGCATCCAGAGCGTCCCGCTCCTGTCTGTTATGCTCACTACCTTAAACTCCCGTCCGTACCTTCGCCGGATAAACCCCGCCTTTTCAAGCAGGACCCTAGCCGTGGCCCTTCCAACGTTCCCAAACCCAAAAATTGAAACCTTAACGTCCATGAAAAACACCTGGATACAATTGAAATTAAAGGATGTTAGGTCACTTTCCGAGGAGGACCCTCATTAGATCCATGTCCCTGACTATTCCTATCAGCTCCCCTTCGCCTTTGATAACGGGGAGCTGTTCTATGCGGTGCTGAACCATCTTCTGAGCAACATCGTAGACGCTCATGTGGGGGGTTGCAACGATGAGCTCACTGTTCATTATGTCACCAACTGGCTTTTTGGGGAGCTGGAGTTCGGCCTTCTCAAAGAGCAGCGTGGGGTTGCTCTCCAGCATCCACTCCTCCTCGCTCAGTGCCGCCAGAGGGCTGTTCTTCATAACCCTTATTACCTCCCCATCTTTCAGGAGGTCGGTCTCATCCACCATCCCAACGAGGCTTCCGTCGTCGTCGATAACAGGGATTGCCATGGCATTGCACAGGAGCAGAGCCTTGAGGGCCGCTTTTAATGGGGTCCCCTGCCACACTACACCGACGTTCTTCTGGTAGTAGGGTTCGACCGAGATCCCCTTTAGTTTCTCGTTTTTTGAAAGGTAGCGGCGCACTATGTCCCCGACTGTGAGTATGCCTGCGACCTTTTCTTCGGAGTCCACCACGACAACCCTGCGGTAGTCAATCTCGAGCATTTTTCGGACGGCCTTTTTTAAGTCATCCTCCGGGTGAACGACAGGAACATCCCTCCTCACGAGCATTGCGAGTTGATCCTCATCAGGATGCAGGAGAACGTTTTTGATACTTATAACCCCAACGAGGGCCCCTCTGTCCCTGTGGACAACGGGAAACGCCCTGACCTTATACCTCTTGAAGAGTTCGAGTGCGTAGCCCCTCGTAGCTGGAAGTTCTATTACAACCGGATCTGCCGTCATCAGAGTTTTAACTCGCATTTTTCACCACCGCTTTTAGGTTAAAGCACCTTTCCCCTATTTAAGGTTTTCATTTGGATGCTCGAACATTTCTCAGGAACATGAAAAAAGGTTAAAACTTAAAGTCAGCCCAGAAGAGCCAAGAAAACACCGGCAACAACGGCGGTACCGATAACGCCGGCGACGTTCGGCCCCATTGCGTGCATGAGGATGAAGTTTCCGGGGTCCTCCTCGCTGGCCATTTTCTGGACGACCCTTGCTGACATCGGGACCGCCGAAACCCCTGCTGCGCCTATCATCGGGTTTATCTTCCCTCCGGAGAGTTTCATCATGAGCTTTCCGAAGAGCACTCCTCCCGCGGTGGCGCTGGAGAAGGCCACTATCCCCAGGCCCAGTATCTCAAGTGTCTGTGCCGTCAGGAAGCTCTCGGCGCGCATGGTTGAACCGACGCCTAGGCCCAGGAAGATGGTCACTATGTTCATAAGCTCCTCCTGAGCTGCTTTGCTGAGCCTTTCGACGACGCCGCTCTCCCTGAAGAGGTTGCCGATCATCAGCATGCCTATCAGCGGTGCCGCACTGGGGACAAGGAGGCCGATGACGATCATGGTGATGATCGGGAAGAGTATCTTCTCCCTCTTCGATACTGGCCTCAGCTGCTCCATGCGGATCCTTCTCTCCTCCGGTGACGTCAGGGCTTTTATGATCGGTGGCTGTATGAGGGGCACGAGACTCATGTAGCTGTAGGCCGCCACCGCAGTTGCCGCTAGGATCTCCGGCGCAAGCTTCGTGGTGAGGTAGATGGTTGTCGGTCCGTCGGCGCCGCCGATGATACCTATGCTCGCCGCCTGATGGAGGTTAAAGCCGAGTGCCAGTGCCGTGAGCATTGCCACGAACACGCCTATCTGGGCAGCGGCACCCATGAGTGCAGTTTTGGGATCTGCAATCATCGGCCCGAAGTCGGTCATCGCCCCGAGGCCGAAGAATATGAGCAGCGGGACTATCTCGGTCTTGATGAGGTAGTGATACACGATGTCCAGTAGCCCCGGCTGGGAGCACAGTCCCCCAACGGTCGAACAGTTGGCGATGCCGTTCATAGGGAGGTTTACAAGGACCGCGGTGATGCCGATTGGTAGGAGCAACAGTGGTTCCATCTTGTACTTAATCGCCAGATACGCCAGTGTAAGCCCCACGATGATCATCACGATGTTCCCCACCGTCAGGTGGAGCACTCCCATGGTGTTGAAGAAGTCGATGAACGATGTCATGTACCCTCACCCGAGTTGTATTAGTGTTTGTCCTGTGTTGACGGTGTCGCCTTCTTTGACGAGGATTTTCTTAATAATCCCGTTTTTTGGTGCTGGGATTTCGTTCTCCATTTTCATTGCTTCTAGGATTAGGAGGCCCTGTCCGGTTTTGACCTGCTCGCCCTCCTTAACAAGAATCCTCAGAATCTTACCCGGCATTGGGGCGGTGACCGCCCCCTCCCCAACGGGAACCGAATCCGAAACCACCGGAACAACAGGGGCCGGAGCGGAAACGGCTGGAGTCGGAGCGTTTGGAGTACTTGAACCCGCTGGAACGGCAGCGTGCGCTGAACTGAGGGCACTCACGTCTATTCCAAGCCCCCTGGCCTCTACCGTGTACTCCTTGTCCTCAAAGGCCACTTTAAAGCGGCCGGATCCAAGCTCTTCAACCTCAACCTCGTATTCAACGCCATCGACGGTGACCTTGACCTTCGCCATCTTCACCACTCTCCAATTCCGTAGTTGAAGTCCTCAACCTCGTCCATACCAGTCTGTAGACCGTAGAGCCTCCATGCGTCGGAGACCTTCCTTTTAAAAGGCAGTGGCCTTAACTGGGCCGCTTTTTCGGCGGTGTAAGCCGTTATCGCAGCGGTTATAACCGCAAGGTCGCGTGGTGATACTCCCTTCTTCTCCTTTTCTATTGTTGTGGGGGTTGCTTCCACCTTTGGAGCCGGTAGAGATTCCTCCCGCTCGATCATCCTCCTCTCGAACCATCCAACGGAGTAGAGGATGCCCGCCAGTATCCCCAGTATGCTGAAGACTATGGTTACCCCGATGACCGTTATCCACAGACCATCCATGAACTCGCTCATTGATATCATAGCTCACACCTCACAGCGGAATGTTGCCGTGCTTCTTCGGCGGTAGCTTGACGCGCTTGCTCTCCATGGCCTCGAGCGCCATAATCACCTTCGTCCTCGTCTCAGCCGGGTCGATGACGTCATCTATGTAGCCGCGCGAAGCTGCGACGTACGGGTTGGCGAACTTCTCGCGGTACTCCGCTATCTTCTGCTGCCTGACTTCCTCCGGGTTCTCGGCCGCGGCAATCTCCTTTCTGAAGATGATGTTCGCTGCTCCTTCCGGCCCCATGACCGCTATCTCCGCGGTCGGCCAGGCGAAGACGAAGTCCGCCCCCAGATGTTTGCTGCCCATCGCAAGGTAGGCACCGCCGTAAGCTTTCCTGAGTACCACAGTAACCATCGGGACGGTCGCCTCGGCGTAGGCGTAGAGTATCTTCGCCCCGTGTCTGATGATCCCACCGTACTCCTGCTGGGTTCCCGGCAGGTAGCCCGGAACGTCAACTAGGGTGACTATCGGGATGTTGAATGCGTCGCAGGTTCTAACGAACCTGGCGATCTTGTCGGAGCTGTCTATGTCGAGAACGCCGGCGAAGTGCACCGGGTTGTTGGCGACTACACCGACGGTCTGGCCGTTCATCCTTCCGAAGCCGACGACCGCGTTCGGGGCGAAGTACGGGAGGATCTCAAGGAAGTCCAGGTTGCCGTTCTCGTCCCTGTCAACTATCTCGTAGATGACCTGCCTCACATCGTAGCCTTTGTTCGGGTCATCCGGGACGATGGAATAGAGGTTCTCGGTCTTCCTGAAGGGGGGGTCGTTGGTCTTGACGCGCGGTGGCTTCTCCATGTTGTTGGAGGGTAGGTAGCCCACAAGGCGCCTTATGAGGGCTAGAACTTCCTCGTCACTCTTACCGATTAGGTGGGCCTGCCCGGCGCGCTGGGCATGAACCATGGCACCACCGAGTTGAACTGGGGTGACCTCAACTCCGGTAACGGCCTTAACGACCTGCGGGCCGGTGATGAACATGAAGCTTGCGGGGTTGTCCACCATAAGGATGAAGTCCCCTATTGCAGG of Thermococcus sp. contains these proteins:
- a CDS encoding CBS domain-containing protein, with the protein product MRVKTLMTADPVVIELPATRGYALELFKRYKVRAFPVVHRDRGALVGVISIKNVLLHPDEDQLAMLVRRDVPVVHPEDDLKKAVRKMLEIDYRRVVVVDSEEKVAGILTVGDIVRRYLSKNEKLKGISVEPYYQKNVGVVWQGTPLKAALKALLLCNAMAIPVIDDDGSLVGMVDETDLLKDGEVIRVMKNSPLAALSEEEWMLESNPTLLFEKAELQLPKKPVGDIMNSELIVATPHMSVYDVAQKMVQHRIEQLPVIKGEGELIGIVRDMDLMRVLLGK
- a CDS encoding acetyl-CoA carboxylase biotin carboxyl carrier protein subunit; this translates as MAKVKVTVDGVEYEVEVEELGSGRFKVAFEDKEYTVEARGLGIDVSALSSAHAAVPAGSSTPNAPTPAVSAPAPVVPVVSDSVPVGEGAVTAPMPGKILRILVKEGEQVKTGQGLLILEAMKMENEIPAPKNGIIKKILVKEGDTVNTGQTLIQLG
- a CDS encoding ZPR1 zinc finger domain-containing protein; the encoded protein is MVEGEKPRFDAGEAEGIQVIPLGDCPICGGKGTLKVIQHIHEIPYFGKVMESTIICERCGYRNADVMMLEDRPPKLYTIRVENEKDLFTRVVRSKSGTIELEELGVKIEPGPAAEGFVSNVEGVLERVRETLLMARGFRRQEGDEEAVKKADEILEYIAEVKKGKKPLTVKIADPLGNSALIGEKVKSRLLTEEEIRGLSLGPYKVVEPGKQSTPKNHG
- a CDS encoding cell division protein SepF; its protein translation is MGLFDSLKKKEERPARKPPVKAIKKEAPAAHRRDIDVIPLEEDVLAKELVKPQFRYLKKVVVTSYSDLERISEELQNGNIVLVDLSPLEVKPDILTKVAEQIKGMVNALGGSAAKICKHEVKLILTPSDIKIAK
- a CDS encoding OadG family protein → MSEFMDGLWITVIGVTIVFSILGILAGILYSVGWFERRMIEREESLPAPKVEATPTTIEKEKKGVSPRDLAVITAAITAYTAEKAAQLRPLPFKRKVSDAWRLYGLQTGMDEVEDFNYGIGEW
- a CDS encoding carboxyl transferase domain-containing protein, producing LEAGTPVIGLNDSGGARIQEGVDSLKGYGDIFKMNTLLSGVVPQITAIMGPCAGGAVYSPAIGDFILMVDNPASFMFITGPQVVKAVTGVEVTPVQLGGAMVHAQRAGQAHLIGKSDEEVLALIRRLVGYLPSNNMEKPPRVKTNDPPFRKTENLYSIVPDDPNKGYDVRQVIYEIVDRDENGNLDFLEILPYFAPNAVVGFGRMNGQTVGVVANNPVHFAGVLDIDSSDKIARFVRTCDAFNIPIVTLVDVPGYLPGTQQEYGGIIRHGAKILYAYAEATVPMVTVVLRKAYGGAYLAMGSKHLGADFVFAWPTAEIAVMGPEGAANIIFRKEIAAAENPEEVRQQKIAEYREKFANPYVAASRGYIDDVIDPAETRTKVIMALEAMESKRVKLPPKKHGNIPL
- a CDS encoding sodium ion-translocating decarboxylase subunit beta — translated: MTSFIDFFNTMGVLHLTVGNIVMIIVGLTLAYLAIKYKMEPLLLLPIGITAVLVNLPMNGIANCSTVGGLCSQPGLLDIVYHYLIKTEIVPLLIFFGLGAMTDFGPMIADPKTALMGAAAQIGVFVAMLTALALGFNLHQAASIGIIGGADGPTTIYLTTKLAPEILAATAVAAYSYMSLVPLIQPPIIKALTSPEERRIRMEQLRPVSKREKILFPIITMIVIGLLVPSAAPLIGMLMIGNLFRESGVVERLSKAAQEELMNIVTIFLGLGVGSTMRAESFLTAQTLEILGLGIVAFSSATAGGVLFGKLMMKLSGGKINPMIGAAGVSAVPMSARVVQKMASEEDPGNFILMHAMGPNVAGVIGTAVVAGVFLALLG
- a CDS encoding homoserine dehydrogenase, translating into MDVKVSIFGFGNVGRATARVLLEKAGFIRRRYGREFKVVSITDRSGTLWMPEGIDLREALAVKESLGRISAWTNDYEIYDMGPKEAVRDVEADIIVDVTNEINAHEWHLLALREGKAVVTSNKPPLAFHYGELTKEAERRDLPYLFEATVMAGTPIITLLMEGLLGDSIERIEAVLNATTTFILSEMERGATFEVALERAQKLGIAERNPRGDILGIDAGYKATILHCITFGPMTFDRAEVRGIVEVTEGKIKRARKSGKTVRLVATVEEGAVTVEPREVPLGDPLAVESHENAAIITTDLLGELVIKGAGAGPNETASGVVSDIVKASRSLKG